The Helianthus annuus cultivar XRQ/B chromosome 16, HanXRQr2.0-SUNRISE, whole genome shotgun sequence genome includes a window with the following:
- the LOC110915543 gene encoding uncharacterized protein LOC110915543 isoform X1, whose protein sequence is MGGFFHLVDLKQGRMARKFGTQKRNVGGFEAPRNSLELPSGAYPSYYTPQDDQPYKYQETYDWRDTGCNYPTEAPMKKLISDEMSKRPKSKANAPSIVARLMGVDAMPQDTKPVLNDLPKDKLTRSSSVGSALSPSKSFRQTSLDSFHLSEDSDLDDWSGSTISKKPTPRQHPQEEELQKFKKEFEAWQSARFKECSKIVEHKLHNTISDQWIAQENLNKEKMALYANSSTKIKLEDLKKSRSLNENRSFPLSHEPTKIVILRPGFDNISTPEEPFASSSGASEERNNIEDFLEEVKQRLKYELQGKTFKTGLVRGGGIETPFSERPSDPKQIAQRIAKQVRESVTKDLGTNLLRSESTRSYRGESQCSGTDSPEFISRDTRRLLSERLRNVLKKESHNTNLKDENDIQSKSFRCVNDDMIIQNNLSPVNLVRSLSAPVSGTSFGKLLLEDRHVVTGAHIRRKHEAIEKLTIKVKKQRKDKFNLKERVSSLKYSLTLRARLFGRKIHSASEFREHDRSFVKDIMNGPTVMMNIADRPENGTEVPPSPASICSSIQDDIYRAAYCASPTTTPGAPTSDDSDLPQAFRDINSNLHELRKQLHQLETGRSEETVIEEQPYESDMAELEDEDESYIRDLLIASGLYDNSFEKCLSRWDTYAKPISNQVFNQVEESYKNKINNEPDQKPVDHKVLLDLVNEVLSTLLAPPMHISKVNKKVKRAPHGNKLLDQVWEMLRAYLHPVVDKSFYFFDTMVARDLQSTPWSELVYEDIDALAKELESQIMRDLMEETVNDMRDGYTSYKL, encoded by the exons ATGGGAGGATTCTTCCACCTAGTAGATTTAAAGCAAGGAAGGATGGCCAGGAAATTCGGTACACAAAAGAGAAATGTTGGTG GTTTCGAGGCTCCACGCAACAGTTTAGAGCTTCCTTCCGGAGCATACCCGAGCTATTACACCCCACAAGATGATCAACCG TATAAATATCAAGAGACCTATGACTGGCGGGATACGGGGTGCAATTATCCAACCGAAGCTCCAATGAAGAAGTTAATAAGCGACGAGATGTCAAAACGGCCAAAAAGCAAAGCAAACGCTCCAAGCATTGTGGCGCGTTTAATGGGTGTAGACGCAATGCCACAAGATACAAAACCGGTATTAAACGACTTACCAAAAGATAAACTAACCCGAAGTAGCTCTGTCGGCTCTGCACTTTCCCCTTCGAAATCATTTCGGCAGACAAGTTTGGATTCCTTTCACCTGTCGGAAGACAGCGATCTTGACGACTGGAGCGGTAGCACGATTTCCAAAAAACCGACGCCACGTCAGCATCCCCAAGAGGAAGAACTACAGAAGTTCAAGAAAGAATTCGAAGCATGGCAATCCGCAAGGTTTAAAGAATGTTCAAAAATCGTTGAACATAAGTTACATAACACTATTTCTGATCAGTGGATCGCGCAAGAGAATCTCAACAAAGAAAAAATGGCTCTTTATGCAAATTCATCAACGAAAATCAAACTCGAAGATCTAAAAAAGTCGCGCTCGCTAAATGAAAACCGATCATTTCCTCTGAGTCATGAGCCAACAAAGATAGTGATCCTTCGGCCCGGTTTTGATAACATTAGTACTCCGGAAGAACCGTTTGCGAGTTCATCCGGTGCATCTGAAGAGAGGAATAACATTGAAGATTTTCTCGAGGAGGTTAAACAACGGCTTAAATACGAGTTACAAGGGAAAACGTTTAAAACTGGATTAGTTAGAGGAGGTGGAATCGAAACGCCTTTTAGCGAAAGGCCATCTGATCCGAAACAAATCGCGCAACGTATAGCAAAACAGGTCAGAGAAAGTGTTACGAAAGATCTCGGGACAAATTTGCTTCGATCCGAATCAACGAGATCTTATCGAGGTGAATCGCAGTGCAGCGGAACAGATTCTCCCGAGTTCATCAGCAGAGATACCCGACGACTATTATCCGAAAGATTACGAAATGTTTTAAAGAAAGAATCACATAACACTAACTTAAAAGACGAAAACGATATTCAGAGCAAATCCTTCAGATGTGTGAATGATGATATGATTATTCAAAACAATTTGTCTCCTGTTAATCTTGTTAGGTCTTTGTCAGCTCCCGTATCGGGAACGTCGTTTGGAAAGCTTCTTCTAGAAGACCGACACGTTGTAACTGGTGCGCATATTAGACGGAAGCATGAAGCGATTGAAAAGTTAACCATAAAGGTGAAAAAACAAAGGAAAGATAAGTTTAATTTGAAAGAAAGAGTGTCCAGTTTGAAATACAGTTTAACTCTAAGGGCAAGACTGTTTGGTAGAAAGATACATTCGGCTTCTGAGTTTCGTGAACATGACCGTAGTTTTGTGAAAGACATCATGAATGGACCGACGGTTATGATGAATATTGCAGACAGGCCT GAGAATGGAACTGAGGTTCCACCTAGTCCGGCATCGATATGCAGTAGCATCCAAGACGACATCTATAGAGCGGCATATTGTGCAAGCCCAACAACAACACCCGGTGCACCCACATCGGACGACAGTGATCTGCCTCAAGCTTTTAGAGACATAAATTCTAATTTACACG AGCTGAGGAAGCAACTGCATCAACTTGAGACGGGACGATCCGAAGAGACAGTAATTGAAGAACAACCCTACGAGTCTGACATGGCCGAGCTTGAAGATGAAGACGAATCATACATACGAGACTTGCTAATTGCTTCCGGTTTATACGATAACtcatttgaaaaatgtttatcCAGATGGGACACCTATGCAAAACCAATAAGCAACCAGGTCTTTAACCAAGTCGAGGAGTCGTATAAAAACAAGATAAACAATGAACCAGACCAGAAACCGGTCGATCACAAGGTACTACTTGATTTAGTGAATGAGGTGCTTTCAACGCTACTAGCTCCTCCTATGCACATATCTAAGGTCAATAAAAAGGTGAAACGAGCGCCACATGGTAATAAGTTATTGGACCAAGTGTGGGAGATGTTACGCGCGTATTTGCACCCTGTTGTAGACAAATCATTCTACTTCTTTGATACAATGGTGGCTCGAGATTTGCAGTCAACGCCATGGTCAGAATTGGTGTATGAGGACATTGATGCTTTAGCAAAAGAATTGGAGAGTCAGATCATGAGAGATCTTATGGAGGAAACGGTGAATGATATGAGAGACGGTTACACGAGTTATAAACTGTAA
- the LOC110915543 gene encoding uncharacterized protein LOC110915543 isoform X2, with the protein MKKLISDEMSKRPKSKANAPSIVARLMGVDAMPQDTKPVLNDLPKDKLTRSSSVGSALSPSKSFRQTSLDSFHLSEDSDLDDWSGSTISKKPTPRQHPQEEELQKFKKEFEAWQSARFKECSKIVEHKLHNTISDQWIAQENLNKEKMALYANSSTKIKLEDLKKSRSLNENRSFPLSHEPTKIVILRPGFDNISTPEEPFASSSGASEERNNIEDFLEEVKQRLKYELQGKTFKTGLVRGGGIETPFSERPSDPKQIAQRIAKQVRESVTKDLGTNLLRSESTRSYRGESQCSGTDSPEFISRDTRRLLSERLRNVLKKESHNTNLKDENDIQSKSFRCVNDDMIIQNNLSPVNLVRSLSAPVSGTSFGKLLLEDRHVVTGAHIRRKHEAIEKLTIKVKKQRKDKFNLKERVSSLKYSLTLRARLFGRKIHSASEFREHDRSFVKDIMNGPTVMMNIADRPENGTEVPPSPASICSSIQDDIYRAAYCASPTTTPGAPTSDDSDLPQAFRDINSNLHELRKQLHQLETGRSEETVIEEQPYESDMAELEDEDESYIRDLLIASGLYDNSFEKCLSRWDTYAKPISNQVFNQVEESYKNKINNEPDQKPVDHKVLLDLVNEVLSTLLAPPMHISKVNKKVKRAPHGNKLLDQVWEMLRAYLHPVVDKSFYFFDTMVARDLQSTPWSELVYEDIDALAKELESQIMRDLMEETVNDMRDGYTSYKL; encoded by the exons ATGAAGAAGTTAATAAGCGACGAGATGTCAAAACGGCCAAAAAGCAAAGCAAACGCTCCAAGCATTGTGGCGCGTTTAATGGGTGTAGACGCAATGCCACAAGATACAAAACCGGTATTAAACGACTTACCAAAAGATAAACTAACCCGAAGTAGCTCTGTCGGCTCTGCACTTTCCCCTTCGAAATCATTTCGGCAGACAAGTTTGGATTCCTTTCACCTGTCGGAAGACAGCGATCTTGACGACTGGAGCGGTAGCACGATTTCCAAAAAACCGACGCCACGTCAGCATCCCCAAGAGGAAGAACTACAGAAGTTCAAGAAAGAATTCGAAGCATGGCAATCCGCAAGGTTTAAAGAATGTTCAAAAATCGTTGAACATAAGTTACATAACACTATTTCTGATCAGTGGATCGCGCAAGAGAATCTCAACAAAGAAAAAATGGCTCTTTATGCAAATTCATCAACGAAAATCAAACTCGAAGATCTAAAAAAGTCGCGCTCGCTAAATGAAAACCGATCATTTCCTCTGAGTCATGAGCCAACAAAGATAGTGATCCTTCGGCCCGGTTTTGATAACATTAGTACTCCGGAAGAACCGTTTGCGAGTTCATCCGGTGCATCTGAAGAGAGGAATAACATTGAAGATTTTCTCGAGGAGGTTAAACAACGGCTTAAATACGAGTTACAAGGGAAAACGTTTAAAACTGGATTAGTTAGAGGAGGTGGAATCGAAACGCCTTTTAGCGAAAGGCCATCTGATCCGAAACAAATCGCGCAACGTATAGCAAAACAGGTCAGAGAAAGTGTTACGAAAGATCTCGGGACAAATTTGCTTCGATCCGAATCAACGAGATCTTATCGAGGTGAATCGCAGTGCAGCGGAACAGATTCTCCCGAGTTCATCAGCAGAGATACCCGACGACTATTATCCGAAAGATTACGAAATGTTTTAAAGAAAGAATCACATAACACTAACTTAAAAGACGAAAACGATATTCAGAGCAAATCCTTCAGATGTGTGAATGATGATATGATTATTCAAAACAATTTGTCTCCTGTTAATCTTGTTAGGTCTTTGTCAGCTCCCGTATCGGGAACGTCGTTTGGAAAGCTTCTTCTAGAAGACCGACACGTTGTAACTGGTGCGCATATTAGACGGAAGCATGAAGCGATTGAAAAGTTAACCATAAAGGTGAAAAAACAAAGGAAAGATAAGTTTAATTTGAAAGAAAGAGTGTCCAGTTTGAAATACAGTTTAACTCTAAGGGCAAGACTGTTTGGTAGAAAGATACATTCGGCTTCTGAGTTTCGTGAACATGACCGTAGTTTTGTGAAAGACATCATGAATGGACCGACGGTTATGATGAATATTGCAGACAGGCCT GAGAATGGAACTGAGGTTCCACCTAGTCCGGCATCGATATGCAGTAGCATCCAAGACGACATCTATAGAGCGGCATATTGTGCAAGCCCAACAACAACACCCGGTGCACCCACATCGGACGACAGTGATCTGCCTCAAGCTTTTAGAGACATAAATTCTAATTTACACG AGCTGAGGAAGCAACTGCATCAACTTGAGACGGGACGATCCGAAGAGACAGTAATTGAAGAACAACCCTACGAGTCTGACATGGCCGAGCTTGAAGATGAAGACGAATCATACATACGAGACTTGCTAATTGCTTCCGGTTTATACGATAACtcatttgaaaaatgtttatcCAGATGGGACACCTATGCAAAACCAATAAGCAACCAGGTCTTTAACCAAGTCGAGGAGTCGTATAAAAACAAGATAAACAATGAACCAGACCAGAAACCGGTCGATCACAAGGTACTACTTGATTTAGTGAATGAGGTGCTTTCAACGCTACTAGCTCCTCCTATGCACATATCTAAGGTCAATAAAAAGGTGAAACGAGCGCCACATGGTAATAAGTTATTGGACCAAGTGTGGGAGATGTTACGCGCGTATTTGCACCCTGTTGTAGACAAATCATTCTACTTCTTTGATACAATGGTGGCTCGAGATTTGCAGTCAACGCCATGGTCAGAATTGGTGTATGAGGACATTGATGCTTTAGCAAAAGAATTGGAGAGTCAGATCATGAGAGATCTTATGGAGGAAACGGTGAATGATATGAGAGACGGTTACACGAGTTATAAACTGTAA